Below is a window of Gilliamella sp. ESL0405 DNA.
ATCAGTATAGTTATGTAATTGAGAATTATTATTCTGTTTTATTTTATGTTTGTAACAGATAGCTTGAAACGAATAAGTATTAATCAAAGGTGTTCCAAGAGATTCATTAATTTTTTTTATTGCCAATTTTGTTGTATAAGGATGAGTAGTATGAAGATTTTTTGCTTCTCTGATGATAATCGCCTGCTGTCCACTATTACCAACACTTAACGTAAGATCGGCATCAAAAGGTTTCTTAGTTAAAACTAATTTATAATCAATTGGTATAGAATATCGTTCAGAATCTATAATCTTTAATGAGTCTTTAAACTCTTTAATAAAGTTATAAACTTGAGATGCAGTTGTATCACCGTAAGACTCTTTGATTATTCCAATCTCAGGTTCAGGCCCATCTATAACTAAACTTAGCATACCAACACTTTGTCCAGCTAGAGGAGAAATACCTATTCGATTATGATATCTATCTTGATAGTTTAGTACTGTAGCTTGAAATAACCTGGAAAGATGCGATTGTAGTTCAGGTAACAATAAATGAATAGCTTTATCTCTTAACTTAATTAATTCTTTAATATTAAGCTTTACTGGATCAGTATCTTGGAAACATAAAGAAAGAGTATCAGTAATCGTAATACTTTTTCCATCTTCATAATATATCTTCTTTTCACCATAAGTATCTAAAATTTCAGCTTTTAAAAAAAGTTCCCAAGAATTAATCATCATGATAACAAAAGCTTCAACTCTATTATTTAAACTTGGCCGATTATATATTTCAAGAGCCAAAATAAAAGCATCTAAACTTCTTTTTATCAATTTTTGAAACATCTTTTTATTCTGGCTTAACTGACTTGCGGAGGTACTTTGTGACATAAGTTGAAGGAAATCATCATTAGATATTCCAGATAATCCTACTGAAAACCAACCACCTTCAGCAGATCTATGAATATACTTACCTTTTAATTTCTCACTAACATATTTAGATACACTATTGTACTTATAACCAGTAGCATTGACTGCTTCTTGAAATGTAAAAATTCTACTTTTTACTTCTTGTTCTCTGAAAAAATTTAACAATAAGATTCTTTTATCCTTTTTAACCATTTATCTAACCTCTTAATTTTAAGTACCTCTAAATCAATTAATAATTAGAAGAAACTATAAATTAACATATGATTAACAATCTATTAATTACTAAAAAACAAGCAATTACAAAAAGTGATTTCATTCTGATAATATCCTGTTCCGATATTATCAGAATACCATATCAATTATTTTCTATTAATAATAATTTTCTTGCAGATCGCATCCAATTTTCCATGTTCCATTATTGCCCCCTTAAAATGCCTTATATTTTATTTTTTTCTTGTTTCCAAAGCGCTTTACCAGTAAATAAACAAATTCTATTTTAAGCCTTTACAAGTATTGTGTTCAGCATACCCTTTTTCGATTTTTCCTAGCGTTGAAAAATTTTCCATTTACCTTAAAAATGATGAAAAATTTATACTTAAGTAGCTGGATTCTAATACTTAATAAATACATAATCGTTCAAATTGGTTTGATATTCTTTCATTCATAAATAAATTAGATAACTTAAGTTCACTACTTCCTTTAAGTTTAATTCGAGCTTCAAGCTTTATAAGTTTATGTTCATCTGGGTAAAATTAATGGGTTCTACATTATTCCCTTCAAAATAAGTTTTTGCATAAACAGCCACTTGCACTGTTGATTTATAACTACCTAAACTGACACAAGTAAAACCATGGCTTTCTTCACTATAATTAAGGTCATCTTTTGTAGCACCCTCTAAAACAAAATAATAATTGAATGTATTTGAACTTTTATAACACAGTTCAAACACTCTCTTTAAATTGTGCATTAATACGCAAACGAATAAAATTTTACCATTCACTCCACATTCAATTTCTACTATAGCTTGCTACTTCAAAACCCTTTAAATCCCAGCTACCACAAATTAGCCTCTATTGAATAACAATAATCTGTTATAATAATCTGATTACTATATAATTTATTGAATGATAGCGCTTAAGTGGCTTTTGGTTATTGTTATTACTAGAAGTAAGCGTAATTACACTATTGTTAATCAGATAATTATCTTTATTTAATTCATTGAAAATAAAAGTTGAAATATCACCATGATCGATCAAGAAAATTTAACCGACCACACGCCAATGATGCGGCAATACCTTAGACTGAAAGCGGAAAATCCTGATATTTTGCTGTTTTATCGAATGGGTGATTTTTATGAGATGTTTTATGATGATGCTAAGCGTGCTTCGCAGTTGTTAGATATCTCGTTGACTAAACGTGGTTCGTCCAATGGTCAGCCTATTCCTATGGCGGGTGTTCCTTATCATGCGGTTGAAAGTTATCTTGCTAAACTTATTTCACTCGGCGAATCGGTTGCCATTTGTGAGCAAATTGGTGATCCGGCGACGTCGAAAGGTCCGGTTGAACGCAAAATTGTGCGTATTGTTACGCCAGGCACCGTTAGTGATGAATTGCTTCTTGAAGATCGTAAAGATAATCTGCTGGCTGCCATTTGGCAAAAACAAGCGCATTACGGTTATGCCACGCTGGATATTAGTTCGGGACGATTTTTTATTTTTGAATGCGATAATCTTGAAGCGATGCAAGCGGAGTTACAGCGCACAAGTCCGGTTGAGTTACTTTATCCGGAAGATTTCGCCACCATGTCTTTAATTGAAAATCGAACGGGGTTAAGGCGTCGTCCGATTTGGGACTTTGATCTTGAGACCGCTAAACAGCAACTCAATTTGCAGTTTGGTACAAATGATTTGATCGGTTTTGGCGTTAATGATTGTTGTTATGCCCTTTGTGCGGCGGGTTGTTTACTTCAATATGTTAAAGATACCCAACGCACTGCCCTGCCGCATATTCGTTCTATTATTAAAGAGTCTGCCCTTGATTTTGTGGTGCTTGATGCTGCAACGCGTCGTAATCTTGAAATCACCGAAAATCTTTCCGGTGGTACCCAACATACTGTTGCCGACATTCTGGATAAAACCCAAACGCCAATGGGTAGCCGGATGCTTAAGCGTTGGCTTCATTCGCCTATTCGTAATGTCACGATTTTAGAAAATCGCCAAACTGCAATTAGTCAATTGCAAGATGATTTTGATCAGATTCAACCGGTATTGAAGCAAATTGGCGATCTTGAACGTATTTTAGCTAGACTGGCTTTGCGCACTGCTCGCCCTCGTGACTTTGCCCGCTTGCGAGATGCTTACAATCTTTTGCCAGAATTACAAACATTGCTGTCTCATCATAGCTCACCTTATGTTGTTGCTTTGCGCGCCAAAATTAATCAGTTTGATCAAATTGCCGATTTGTTAAATCGAGCAGTTGTCGATGCACCGCCGGTTATTATTCGTGACGGTGGTGTGATTGCCAGTGGTTACAGTGCAGAGCTCGACGAGTTACGAGCGCTTGCTGACGGGGCAACTAACTATCTTGAACAATTAGAGATTCGAGAACGTGAAACGCTAGGCATTGATACCCTAAAAGTAGGATTTAATGCGGTGCATGGTTACTATATCCAAATTAGTCGAGGACAAAGCCACTTAGCGCCGATCCATTATACTCGCCGGCAAACACTGAAAAATGTTGAGCGCTATATTATTCCTGAACTCAAAGAGTATGAAGATAAAGTATTAACCTCAAAAGGGCGTGCCTTAGCGCTGGAAAAACAGCTTTATGAACAGCTTTTTGATCAGTTAATGCCCGATCTTGCCAATATGCAAATGAGCGCCGATGCGTTGGCCGAACTCGATGTGCTAACCAATTTAGCGGAAAGAGCGTTAACACTCAATTATCATCGTCCAACGATTTCGGATAAAACCGGAATTGAGATCAATCAGGGTCGCCATGTAGTTATTGAGCAGGTGATACAAAATCCTTTTATTGCTAACTCACTAACGCTGTCACCCGATAGAAGACTGTTAATTATTACTGGTCCGAATATGGGCGGTAAAAGTACCTATATGCGACAAGCGGCATTAATTGTGCTGCTCACTTATATTGGTAGTTTTGTGCCGGCATCAAAAGCAGTTATCGGGCCAGTGGATCGAATTTTTACCCGTATTGGAGCGTCAGATGATTTAGCCTCCGGACGTTCAACGTTTATGGTTGAAATGACCGAAACCGCCAATATTATGCACAACGCAACTCAGCAGAGTTTAGTGTTAATGGATGAGATTGGACGAGGCACATCGACCTATGATGGTCTGTCATTAGCTTGGGCATGTGCTGAAAATCTGGCTAACGAAATCAAAGCCATGACGCTATTTGCCACCCACTACTTTGAGTTAACCCAACTGCCGGAACATATGCAAGGCGTGTACAATATCCATTTTGATGCCATTGAACACGACAATACCGTCGCTTTTATTCACGAAGTGTCCGAAGGCGCTGCCAGTAAAAGTTTTGGTCTTGCGGTTGCCGGATTAGCCGGCGTGCCTAAAGTGATATTAAAACGAGCCAAGCAGAAGTTGAAAGAGTTAGAAATGATTTCCAAACAGACGGCGCATAGTCATGTTGATCAATCTCAACTCTCTTTTGTCACCGAACCGGAATCATCAGAAGTTGAACTAGCGCTGGCAAAAATCGACCCGGATGCGTTGTCCCCTAAACAAGCCTTAGAGATTTTATATCAACTTAAAAAGTTACTTTAAACACTTTACCTTGATTAAACCTTTATCAAGGTAGAATGATTAAAACTAGCAGATTGCAAATAATTACCGCCTAATTAAGTTTAATTAGGCGGTTAATTTTATTGCCAGTTTTTCTTTTTAGAGGTTTTACCTATACCCGGATTAAAGCTATTGGTAGGATCGAGCTGATGATAGAATTTTTTCAGATCATCATTTGCATGGTAAAGATGACCAACGTTATGTTCAGCCGGATACTGCGCCCCTCGCTGATCGAGTATGGCTAACATCTCTTGTTCAACCTGATTGCAATCTGTGCCTTTTTTCGCTAGATAGTCTTGATGAAATACCGAACAGAAGAAATGACCATAATACAATTTATGGATAAAGTGTTGGCTGATACTCTCCGGCAGGGTTTCGAACCACTGTTTATCATTACGGCGCAAAGCGATATCTAAGGCAACTAAATCTTCGACCGTTTTAGTATGCACATTTCGATAAATGGTTGCTGCACCGGCTGTGGCAAAACGGTGAAGCATGGCAGCTTCGGCCTCTTTTTTATTACAGGTGAAATAACTACCGTTTCTGTTTTGGAAATATTGTTGTAAAAAAGCGGCGGCTTCAGCAATGCCGTTATCTGACATTTTTAATATCAAATGATGTTCATATTTATCACGATAAGCACGAATCGATTTCGGTAAATGATTAGGCAGAATTTTACAAACCGTCACAGCAAAGCGATCGGTAAAATTATTCGGAAAGAAAGGAATTTTACTGGTAATACGATCTACCCAATTTTTAAAAGCGTATAAACGAGGAATAGTATCGGTACCCAATTTTTGTATCGCCAGAAAAATATGTTTACCGTAGACAGCGGCAATATCAAAGGCATCACGATGAATATACTCGCCTGAAACCGGTAAATTTTCAAAATTGCCTAATATATGGCGTCGAATATCATCAAGTTCATTGGTGTCATTGGTGCCAATATAAAAGACGGCGGTATCGTCTTCTAGTGGGAAGGTATCTAATCGCACAGCGAAAACCATTAATCGGCCGGCACTACCAGAGGCTTCGTAATGACGAGCCGGATCAGCATTAAAACGAGCTGGAGTATCGGCATCAATTTGGCGCACATGTTCTCGATAATTGTGATCATGCCCTGCGCCGGCATTATGTTCAATATCATCAGCGCTGTAGTTATGATTTTGCAGATTTTGTAAAATCGTTTCCGGATCATCGCCCAATTTAATGCCTAAATGGTTGACCAAATGCAATTGGCCGTTTTCATCCAATTGAGCAAAGACAGCCATTTGCGTATAGGCCGGACCGTGCTGAATTAAAGCGCCACCGGAGTTATTACACACGCCGCCCATTACCGAAGCACCAATACAGGATGAGCCAATAACAGAATGCGGACCACGATGATATTTTTTTAATTCTTTTTCTAACCGGAACAAAGTACTACCGGGCAAGCACACCACTTGTTCACCGTTTTCAATTACTTGAATACCGTCCAAACGACGTGTACTGACAATCACTATCGGTCTATCATAATCGTTTCCATCCGGGGTTGATCCACCGGTTAAACCGGTATTAGCTGATTGAGTGATAACAATAACATCGGCTTGAACACAAGCTTTTAAAACTTGCCATTGTTCAACTAGCGTTCCGGGCAACACCACGGCAATGGCATCGCCTTCACCAAAACGAATACCTTTGCGATAGGGTAAGGTGCGAGCGGGTTCGGTTAAGGTATGTTTTTCACCAACAATACGTTTTAACTGATCGATAAGGGCTGATGTATTTTGACTCATTTTTTTTATCCTTTTAAGTTGCAATATCACATCAAATATAGTTGTCTATATTATAACCATTAATAATGAAAGCAAAGCTATTTTGTGCGTTAACAAGCATAATTTACACTTCATCAAATTTTAAAATTAATCATATAGTTAATCATTAAAATTAGTGTGGGATTATCTGTCAAAATTCAAAGAACAATAAGCTTTTGTTTGCTTAAATCAAGGTGTAACAAAGCACAAAAAATGGGTGAGCAAATATCCTTAGTTAATTTTAAAAAGATGACATAATCAGCGTTTTACGCTAAGTACACTTGTCAGTTATTTTATACTTAAACGTATATATTTTCTGAAACTTCTTGACAGAAATAGGCAACTGGTTAAACGCTAAAAATTGGAATGAAGTATCCTTACTTCATCTTAAAAATAACTGATTCTGCGTTTCTCGCTTAATACACTAATCAGTTATTTTTATACTTAAACATATATATTTTCTGAAACTTCTTGACAGAAATGGGCAACAGATTAAACGCTAAAAATTGAAGTAAAGTATCCTTATTTCATTTTAAAACTAACAGCATCACGGTTATCACTCCTTACGCGAGTAAGCTATTTTTATACTGAAACATAGGTTATTTCTGAAACTTCTTAACAAGCTGTTGTCGTTCTGTTGGGGTGTAAAAAGTCCATGCGACAAAGCGACTCACTTTTTGTCCTTGTGCCATAGGGACAATTTTGCTATCAATTGCGCCAACTTGCTTCAAATGTTTTTTGATTATCGGCAATGACTCTTTTTTGGATACCAAAGAAGTAAACCATAAACACTGTTTTTTATAGTGCACACTTTCTTGAATCATTTTAGTGATAAAAGCCGCTTCGCCACCTTGGCAGTAAAGTTCAGCATGTTGACCACCAAAATTAAGTATCGTTTTTTGCTTCGGATCGGTAAGTTTACCTAAATTTTTAAGCTTGCGTTGCGTTGCAGCTAATGCTGCTTGTGCCGAGGCATGGAATGGCGGGTTACAGAGCGTTAATAGATAAAATTCGTTCGGTTTAATGATTTGCTTAAACATCGCCGATCGGTCTTTTTGCAATCGGCACGCTATAGCACCGTTAAGAATAGGATTGGCTTTGACAATCAGTGATGCCACATTAATTGCAGTAGGATTAATATCACTTGCCACAAACGACCAACCATACTCCGCACAGCCAATAATCGGATAAATCACATTAGCACCCGTACCAATATCGAGCACATGCACCTGATGACCAGTTGGAATATGGTTAGCATTATCGCTAGCTAATAGATCCGCCAAATAGTGAATATAATCGGCTCGACCGGGGATCGGCGGGCAAAGGAATTGATCCGGAATATCCCAATAACTTAAATGATAATATTGCATTAATAACGCTTTATTTAGCATTTTAACGGCTATCGGATCGGCAAAATCAATCGATAAATTGCCATATTGATTAACTTTTACAAAAGGGGCAAATTCCGGCAATTTTTGGATCAGCGTTTTAAAATCATAACCATGATTATGCTTATTTCGATGATGTAAAGGTGATGATTTAGGTGATGTAGATGATTTTTGCATGTCAAATCCAATGATAAAAAACACGCTATTATATCGGCTTTCAACCGAATAAGTAAAAAAAGTAATGCAATAATCAATTGCCGGTAACAAAAAAGCATAACACCCAGCAAATCAATCTCTATTTGTCGGCGAGATTGGCTGCTCAGAGCAAAAGCCGGAAAATGGGCTTAGCCTGTCAGCAGCCTATAAAGGTCACTTTTCCGCTAAGAGAACTCACTATCAACGGAAAAGGTTAATGCGCCCTAATCTAATTTAGGATGCTGATCAACTAGATCCTGACGTTGCTCTTGTAGGTTTTCAATCTGTTCATCAATATCTTCAACTTTTTGTTCAATGGAATCAAAGTGGTCAGATAAGATCGCTTTTGCCTCACTGCGATCTGATGCCGCCGGTGTGGCGCCTCGTAGGGGTTGATTGGCCGTTTCATTCATTTTTAATCCGGTTATCAATCCAATAATAGCCACCACCATTAAATAGTAAGCAGGCATATATAAGTTGCCACTTTCTTCAACCAACCAAGCGGCAACAGTTGGCGTCGCCCCGGCGATAAGTACGGAAATATTAAATGCAATTGCCAGTGCACTGTAACGAATGCTGGTAGGGAAAATGGCCGGCAAAATTGAAGCCATTACCCCGGTAAAACAGTTTAATAGCACAGCTAAAATCAATAATCCCAAAAAGATAAGACCGATGATATCACTGTTTATCATGGCAAAAGCCGGATAGGCCAAAATAAGTAAGCCTACGCTTCCACCGACAATAAAAGGTTTGCGTCCAATTTTATCGCTGATTAAACCAATCATCGGTTGGACAAATAGCATGCCTATCATGATAGCAATAATAATCAATACCCCATGATCGGTGTGATAATTTAAATTGTGCGATAAATAACTCGGCATATAGGTTAAAAGCATATAATAAGTCACATTTGTCACCATGACTAATCCTACACAGACTAAAAGACTCTTCCAGTACTGTTTAATGATTGTTTTTAGTGTCATTTTAGGAGGATTGGCAATGTGATTTTGATCGTTGTTATCCATTTTATCGGTATGCTGTTGAAACGCCGGTGTTTCTTCGAGGGCGTGGCGTAGATAGAGACCAATTAAGCCAAGCGGCAGCGCAAATAAAAATGGAATGCGCCAGCCCCACGCTTGAAATTTGGCATCACCCATAATAGAGGAGAGCAGTACAACTAAACCTGCACCAACTAAGAAACCGGCAATCGATCCAAAATCAAGCCAACTTCCCATAAAACCCCGTTTGCGATCCGGCGAGTATTCCGCAACAAAGATAGCTGCCCCCGAATATTCACCGCCAATTGAAAATCCTTGCGCTAATTTAGCCAAAAGTAGTAACAGTGGCGCAAAAATACCGATCGAAGCATAAGAAGGAATCAGTCCAATACAAAAAGTACTTAATGACATAATGATGATTGTGACCGATAAGACTTTTTGCCGACCAAATTTATCACCAAGAATACCAAAGACTAATCCGCCTAATGGGCGCACTAAAAACGGTACCGAAAACGTTGCTAAAGCAGCCACAACTTGTACGCTAGGTGAAGCATCGGGAAAAAACACCTGACCTAAAACATAAGCCAAAAAGCCGTAAACACCAAAATCAAACCACTCCATGGCATTACCCAGCGCAGCAGCGGTTATTGCTTTTTTTAATTTACTGTCGTCAATAATGGTAATATCGTTAATATTTAAGGGTTTATTTTTTGAACTTCGTATGCTTTTCATAAATACCGCCTGTTTTGATGCAAATAAAAGAAAATTTATGCAATAAGGTGAATCGGTTACTTAATGATACAAACAAGTACAATATAAATTCACATTGATCATGTGTTTTCTGACATTAAATTGGGAAAATTCCCAAAAATAAAAAGAGGAAAATAACTAGCAAAACGACGGTTTTATCATCACTATTCGATAATTTATCGAATGATAAAACGTGACGTTTAAGGGAAATTAGCCATTGATTATAGCGACTTAATCCCATTTTGTAAAATTCATGCACAGTAAAAAAGTGGGCGATTTTAGTTTTGTCGCGGCAAGCTTTTAAAGAAATGAAATATCGTTTAATCCCCTATTTCGCCAGTCATGATCGTGCAACCCCGGCAAGTCAGTGATAGATTTAGTTGTCACTATCGGTCATTTTTGGTCATTCACTGAACCCTTTTCTAAGTTAGCGTCGTTTAATAATATTATCTTAATGTAGAATCCTTGTTAGTTATCCTTTACAATGATTTCACTTAAACTGATGAGGTAATCCCTATGCGTTGGAGAGACCAAAGAGAGAGTGATAATATTGAAGATCGCCGCTCACAGTCAGGAAGTGGAACGGGAATTAATATCCCAATTGGAGGTAAAGGTAAAATCGTACTATTTTTGGTTGTTATCGTTGCCGGTTATTATGGCATCGATTTATCCGGTTTACTCAATTCCGGTATCATTGATATTAACGACAACCAACAATCCTCAGCTGCATATATGCAACCCGATCCCGATGCCGCAAAATTTACATCGGTTATTCTAGCCAGTACAGAAGATTATTGGCGACAAGAGTTTCAACATTTAGGCAAAACGTATATCCCACCCAAACTTGTTCTTTATACCGGCTCGACCCAAACTTCATGTGGCGCCGGCCAAACCTTAATGGGGCCTTTTTATTGTAGTTTAGATAAAACCGTCTATTTAGATCTCTCTTTTTATCAAGAGATGAAACAGCGTCTTGGTGGTGGTGGCGACTTTGCTCAAAGTTATGTCATCGCTCACGAAATTGGGCATCATGTGCAAAATCTGCTTGGTACCTTTAATAAAGTTGAACAATTAAAGCAGTCACAATCTGAAATTACCAGAAATCAATTATCAGTTAAACTTGAACTACAAGCCGATTGTTATGCCGGTTTATGGGGTAATTCGATTAAACAACAAAATCTGTTAGAAGTAGGCGATATTGAGCAAGCATTACAGACAGCGCAAGCGATTGGCGATGATCGGCTTGAGCAACAAAGTACCGGCTATGTAGTACCTGATAGCTTTACTCACGGCACATCGCAACAACGTTATACATGGTTTAAACGAGGATTTGATAGTGGTTTGATTAATCAGTGTAATACCTTCACACTGCAAGGAAATTAAAAGGAAAGAAGATGTTTAATAAATTAGTAAATCGTATTTTATTAGTCAACGATGACGGTATCGATGCCAAAGGCATTAATATTTTAAAAGAAGCTGCCGAAAAAATTGCCCATGAAGTTTGGGTAGTTGCGCCGGCGCTCGATCAAAGCGGTGTTTCATGTGCCGTTAGCTTAAAATCACCCTTTCGGGTTGCTCAGCGGGGTGATAGAGAGTATGCCGTTTATGGAACGCCCGCAGATTGTGCTTTGTATGCGCTTAAATATTTAATGGTAGACAATCTGCCCGATTTAGTTTTGTCGGGAATCAATAATGGCACTAATGTCGGGTTTGAAACCATTTTATCCGGCACAGTCGGTGCCGCCATGATGTCAATGACACTCGGTGTGCCGGCAATGGCATTAAGCCAATCAACCACCGAAGATAATCAGCCAACCGATTGGGATTGTGCAATACATCATACCGAATCAGTTATTCGGCAACTGTTGGCGTTATCGGCACCTAAAAATATCTGCTTTAATATCAATTTTCCGGCTTGTAAAGCTAACAATATAAATGGCGTGAAGATAACCAAACAAGGGGCAGCAGATGTAAGCAAATTTATTGTTGCGCCAACAACCGATCCTGAAGGAAACGATTATTTTTGGTTTAGAGCAAAACGTAATCAACAAATTATTGACGAAAGTAAAGAGCTCGATGCCACCAATGGCGGCTTTATTGCAATTACGCCTTTAAGTTATGAGCGAACAGATAATGCATTTTATGAAGTATTAAAGCAAAATTTTGTGGCGAAATAGCGCATTGTTACGTCTTCCTTTTAGGAAGACGTATTATCCAGTATTAATCGACTTTTGTTCTCACCTCTTTAACCAGCGCACAAAATATCAATGATATAGCGACCATAATTAAGGCGATCGAATAGATAATTTCATGCCCGTAAGATTCAGATACAAACCCTTGAAGCATACCGGCTATAATAATGCTACAGATGATACCATTATTAAACAAGGTTGATGCAACGCCCATTCGGGTTGGTAGCAGATCTTGAAAGTAGATAATCCCAATATTTGCCACAATGCCAATAAAAAGTGCATTAAATAGCTGTAACACAAATAAGATCCACTCATCGGTAAATAAAATCATACCGATATAAAAGATCAATCCGCAGATTATGGCGATAAAAAATAGATTTCTTTTGCCTAACATCGGCACTAAGTAGCCCGCAATGATCATAACCGGTATTTCAATCCCGGCAGCCAATCCCATTAGATATCCCGGTAAAGAATCAGAAAGATGTAATACCGATTGTACGTACAGAGGCATATCGATGATATACATCATATTTGCTGTCCACATAAAGACCGTTGATAGTAACAAAAACACTACATTTTTATTTTTAAATAAGGGTTGATTTGCCGCTTGTAAATCAACGTTATTGGGTAGCTCTGATGTCGGATTTTTTTCAACGGAAGGTAAAAAAATGGCAACAAAGATCATCGCGACAATAAACATCGACATGGCACTCAGATACATGGTGGTAAAACCATACTCAATCGCTAATCCGAACGATAAAGGTGGTCCAATGACCCAAGCAAGTGACAGTTGTGCCCGTATCAACGAGTTGAAGGCGACAACATTTCGTCCGCTTTTCACGGCATATTCACGAGCTAAAGCAAAAATTTGCGGCATCGCTGCGGACGAGAGCGCAGCAAATAGTACGCCGAGCGTAATTAATAGGTAATAGTTACGGGAAAAGGCAAAAATAAGGCTATTGGCAACCCCCATTAAACAACAAAATATGACAATATTGCGCCTGTCGCCCCTTTTATCAGAATATTTTGCCAATAAAAAGCTACCAATAATGCTGGCAAAAGCATTCACCGAGAAAAAGAGACCGACTAAGCGAGGATCAACATTAACGTCAACCGATAAAAATCGACTTAAGGTTGGTGACTGTAATGCACCGGCTACCCCAATGACAAAGGTGGCAAATAAAAAAGCCGAAAAAATAACGCCTTGCCGTTGGCGAAACGAAGGAATACTAGACATATCTTATCTCAATCATGAAAGTGTCATTAATTATATACTTAAAACATACGCTTAGGTATTGAAAAAATAATAGCTTAAAAAATGATTTATTTTTCTACAATTAAGCGTACAATCAAAATCATCAACAAGACGAGGTAACGTTATGTTATATAATAACAAATCTACGCAGCAACATCATGATAGTCATCATCATTGCCAAGGTGAATGTCATAATATTGCGCATAATCATCACCAACAATCAGCACAGAGTACCGATACTCATCAAACGCAAAACAGCGTGGCGAGTGCTGGGCGACAAGAACAAGATAGTAGCGCCAAAAATGACATTAGTGATCCACCCGAAGATCCCGAAAGGCAAAGCCAACACATTAAGCTTATCTGGAA
It encodes the following:
- a CDS encoding DUF3644 domain-containing protein: MVKKDKRILLLNFFREQEVKSRIFTFQEAVNATGYKYNSVSKYVSEKLKGKYIHRSAEGGWFSVGLSGISNDDFLQLMSQSTSASQLSQNKKMFQKLIKRSLDAFILALEIYNRPSLNNRVEAFVIMMINSWELFLKAEILDTYGEKKIYYEDGKSITITDTLSLCFQDTDPVKLNIKELIKLRDKAIHLLLPELQSHLSRLFQATVLNYQDRYHNRIGISPLAGQSVGMLSLVIDGPEPEIGIIKESYGDTTASQVYNFIKEFKDSLKIIDSERYSIPIDYKLVLTKKPFDADLTLSVGNSGQQAIIIREAKNLHTTHPYTTKLAIKKINESLGTPLINTYSFQAICYKHKIKQNNNSQLHNYTDKHRYSDEFIIWVVKNIKEHNEWLEYSLNAYKSKKNSI
- the mutS gene encoding DNA mismatch repair protein MutS, producing the protein MIDQENLTDHTPMMRQYLRLKAENPDILLFYRMGDFYEMFYDDAKRASQLLDISLTKRGSSNGQPIPMAGVPYHAVESYLAKLISLGESVAICEQIGDPATSKGPVERKIVRIVTPGTVSDELLLEDRKDNLLAAIWQKQAHYGYATLDISSGRFFIFECDNLEAMQAELQRTSPVELLYPEDFATMSLIENRTGLRRRPIWDFDLETAKQQLNLQFGTNDLIGFGVNDCCYALCAAGCLLQYVKDTQRTALPHIRSIIKESALDFVVLDAATRRNLEITENLSGGTQHTVADILDKTQTPMGSRMLKRWLHSPIRNVTILENRQTAISQLQDDFDQIQPVLKQIGDLERILARLALRTARPRDFARLRDAYNLLPELQTLLSHHSSPYVVALRAKINQFDQIADLLNRAVVDAPPVIIRDGGVIASGYSAELDELRALADGATNYLEQLEIRERETLGIDTLKVGFNAVHGYYIQISRGQSHLAPIHYTRRQTLKNVERYIIPELKEYEDKVLTSKGRALALEKQLYEQLFDQLMPDLANMQMSADALAELDVLTNLAERALTLNYHRPTISDKTGIEINQGRHVVIEQVIQNPFIANSLTLSPDRRLLIITGPNMGGKSTYMRQAALIVLLTYIGSFVPASKAVIGPVDRIFTRIGASDDLASGRSTFMVEMTETANIMHNATQQSLVLMDEIGRGTSTYDGLSLAWACAENLANEIKAMTLFATHYFELTQLPEHMQGVYNIHFDAIEHDNTVAFIHEVSEGAASKSFGLAVAGLAGVPKVILKRAKQKLKELEMISKQTAHSHVDQSQLSFVTEPESSEVELALAKIDPDALSPKQALEILYQLKKLL
- the dld gene encoding D-lactate dehydrogenase, encoding MSQNTSALIDQLKRIVGEKHTLTEPARTLPYRKGIRFGEGDAIAVVLPGTLVEQWQVLKACVQADVIVITQSANTGLTGGSTPDGNDYDRPIVIVSTRRLDGIQVIENGEQVVCLPGSTLFRLEKELKKYHRGPHSVIGSSCIGASVMGGVCNNSGGALIQHGPAYTQMAVFAQLDENGQLHLVNHLGIKLGDDPETILQNLQNHNYSADDIEHNAGAGHDHNYREHVRQIDADTPARFNADPARHYEASGSAGRLMVFAVRLDTFPLEDDTAVFYIGTNDTNELDDIRRHILGNFENLPVSGEYIHRDAFDIAAVYGKHIFLAIQKLGTDTIPRLYAFKNWVDRITSKIPFFPNNFTDRFAVTVCKILPNHLPKSIRAYRDKYEHHLILKMSDNGIAEAAAFLQQYFQNRNGSYFTCNKKEAEAAMLHRFATAGAATIYRNVHTKTVEDLVALDIALRRNDKQWFETLPESISQHFIHKLYYGHFFCSVFHQDYLAKKGTDCNQVEQEMLAILDQRGAQYPAEHNVGHLYHANDDLKKFYHQLDPTNSFNPGIGKTSKKKNWQ
- the rlmF gene encoding 23S rRNA (adenine(1618)-N(6))-methyltransferase RlmF, coding for MQKSSTSPKSSPLHHRNKHNHGYDFKTLIQKLPEFAPFVKVNQYGNLSIDFADPIAVKMLNKALLMQYYHLSYWDIPDQFLCPPIPGRADYIHYLADLLASDNANHIPTGHQVHVLDIGTGANVIYPIIGCAEYGWSFVASDINPTAINVASLIVKANPILNGAIACRLQKDRSAMFKQIIKPNEFYLLTLCNPPFHASAQAALAATQRKLKNLGKLTDPKQKTILNFGGQHAELYCQGGEAAFITKMIQESVHYKKQCLWFTSLVSKKESLPIIKKHLKQVGAIDSKIVPMAQGQKVSRFVAWTFYTPTERQQLVKKFQK